The following proteins are encoded in a genomic region of Leishmania mexicana MHOM/GT/2001/U1103 complete genome, chromosome 25:
- a CDS encoding putative electron transfer flavoprotein, which produces MFRTIPNYLKVAVCVKRVVDYTVKVRVKDNKVQTANSKMSVNPFDEIAIEEAIQLKEKKIADEVVAVTIGGKKAEEVLRTAMALGCDKAVHVVIPDAAVDSVEPLAVARILQKLHEEIMPDIWLLGKQAVDGDFGCTPQLLAGLLDAPQGTFASKVEVKDKKVTVTREVDAGRQVVELSMPCVLAADLRLNTPRFPKLPNIMKARKKPIDTKDVKALGVDLTPHLSTETVTEPATRKAGVKVKTVDEFYDKLHAAKVL; this is translated from the coding sequence ATGTTTCGCACGATCCCGAATTACCTCAAGGTTGCGGTGTGCGTAAAGCGCGTCGTGGACTACACGGTCAAGGTGCGCGTCAAGGACAACAAGGTGCAGACGGCCAACTCGAAAATGAGCGTGAACCCGTTCGACGAAATCGCGATTGAGGAGGCGATTCAGCTTAAGGAGAAGAAAATTGCAGATGAGGTGGTGGCAGTCACAATTGGTGgaaagaaggcggaggaggtgctgcgcacggcCATGGCCCTTGGGTGTGATAAGGCCGTGCACGTTGTCATCCCGGACGCTGCAGTGGACTCCGTGGAACCACTGGCGGTGGCTCGGATACTTCAAAAGCTGCACGAAGAGATTATGCCGGATATTTGGCTGCTGGGTAAGCAGGCCGTTGACGGTGACTTTGGGTGCACCCCCCAGCTGCTCGCCGGGCTGTTAGACGCCCCGCAGGGCACCTTTGCCTCCAAGGTGGAGGTGAAGGACAAGAAGGTTACTGTGACGCGTGAGGTGGACGCCGGCCGGCAGGTCGTGGAGCTCTCGATGCCGTGCGTTTTGGCGGCAGATCTGCGCCTCAATACACCCCGGTTCCCGAAGCTGCCAAACATCATGAAGGCGCGAAAGAAGCCGATCGACACGAAGGACGTGAAGGCACTTGGCGTGGACCTCACACCCCACCTCTCAACAGAGACCGTGACTGAACCCGCCACCCGCAAGGCCGGTGTTAAGGTGAAGACGGTGGACGAGTTCTACGACAAGCTGCACGCGGCGAAGGTACTCTAG